In Hermetia illucens chromosome 1, iHerIll2.2.curated.20191125, whole genome shotgun sequence, one genomic interval encodes:
- the LOC119647216 gene encoding uncharacterized protein LOC119647216 yields the protein MNSRRTKHTSKGNSVVPWKNPFHSVISAGPKRRGSSYDFASYDLAKGEDYKLDTKTAMKEVPPMQKDILKDGPRMKYLNIRWEITPDVKYYFPEATSWRYGWMHNVMRRSTLPT from the coding sequence ATGAATTCTCGACGTACAAAACATACAAGCAAAGGAAATAGTGTAGTCCCTTGGAAAAATCCTTTTCATAGTGTTATATCGGCAGGACCAAAAAGGCGTGGTTCGAGCTATGACTTTGCTTCATACGACTTGGCTAAAGGCGAAGATTATAAGTTGGACACTAAGACTGCAATGAAGGAAGTGCCGCCGATgcaaaaagatattttgaaagATGGTCCTAggatgaaatatttaaatattcgtTGGGAAATTACCCCCGATGTTAAATACTATTTTCCAGAAGCAACTAGTTGGAGATATGGGTGGATGCACAACGTGATGAGAAGGAGTACTTTGCCTACATAA